From the genome of bacterium, one region includes:
- a CDS encoding AbrB/MazE/SpoVT family DNA-binding domain-containing protein, with protein MLRKICSVGNSQGVLIPKEILKKANLTTGDEIELSFEEKNKKIIIKSVKSYHEPIDPEFASQVKEFIQQYKPALKELAKK; from the coding sequence ATGTTAAGAAAAATATGTTCTGTCGGCAATAGCCAGGGGGTTTTGATACCAAAAGAAATCCTTAAAAAAGCGAATTTGACAACCGGCGATGAAATTGAATTAAGTTTTGAGGAGAAAAACAAAAAAATTATCATAAAGTCTGTAAAATCTTATCACGAACCGATAGATCCGGAGTTCGCGTCACAGGTCAAGGAATTTATCCAGCAATATAAACCCGCTTTGAAAGAACTTGCGAAAAAATGA